A region of the Lysobacter sp. K5869 genome:
GCGGCGCGTCCTGCTTGGGCCGGTGCGTCGCCAGCGCCAGCGAGCCGGCGGAGTTGACCATCGGCGTCGCGTCGATGTTGTCCTTGATCAGCACCGGAATGCCGTGCAGCGGTCCGCGCGGATGGCCGGCCTTGCGCTCCTCGTCGAGCGCGCGCGCTTCGCTCAGCGCGTTGGGATTGAGTTCGATCACCGCGTTGAGCTGCGGGCCGGCGTCGTCGAGCGCGGCGATGCGGTCGAGGTAGGCCTGGGTCAGGCGCGCGCTGGTGAGTTCGCCGCCGGCCATGCGCGCAGCCAGGGTGGCGGTGTCGGTTTCGGCGATGCGCAGCGGGTCGCCGGGCACGAAATCGCGCGGCGCCTGCGCGGCGGCCTTGGCGATGGGCTGCGGCGGCCGCGGCGCGGCGCCGCTGGCGCAACCGGCCAGCGTGCAGGCGCAGGCGAGGGCGAAGGCGAGCGCGCTCGGGCGCGGCGCGAAAGACAGGGCGGGCATGGCCGGTTCCGGGCGACGGAGGAATCGCAGCGAGTATGCCCGCGCCGGCGCCGCGCGGGAGCCGGCCGCGGCGCGGACGGAGGATCGCGCGGCACCGGCGGTCGGAGCGCGCTTTCGTAGCGTGGCGGCGCGCACACCGGGTGAGCCGCAGTGAGCCGCGCGACCGACGAACCCGCACGGCCTACCTGTAGCAGCGGCGCAAGCCGCGACCGCGAACCCACGCCAACGACGAGTCCCGCACGGCCTACCTGTAGGAGCGGCGCAAGCCGCGACCGCGAACCGACGCCAACGACGAGTCCCGCATGGCCTACCTGTAGGAGCGGCGCAAGCCGCGACCGCGAACCCGCACCCACGACGAGTCCCGCATGGCCTACCTGTAGGAGCGGCGTAAGCCGCGACCGCGAACCCGCACCCACGACGAGTCCCGCACGGCCTACCTGTAGGAGCGGCGTAAGCCGCGACCACGAACCCACACCCACGACGAGTCCCGCATGGCCTACCTGTAGGAGCGGCGCAAGCCGCGACCACGAACCCACACCAACGACGAACCCCGCGACCGCGCCGTCACCCCGATGCCGACCCACCCGGCCGAATCCGCCGATACACGAACTCCGGCGCCTCCGCGCGCGATTCGCTCTCCACCAACGCGCGCAACCCCGCATGGTCCGGCGACTTCTCGCACACCGGATCGAGCGTATCCGCGCGCCCGCTCAACGCCAGCGCCTGACACCGGCACCCGCCCCAATCGCGTTCGCGGTGTTCGCAGCCGCGGCAAGGCTCCGGCATCCACGCCGTGCCGCGATAACGGTTGAACGCTTCCGAATCGCGCCAGATCTCGTCCAGGCCGCGCTCGAGCACGCTGTCGAAGCGCAGCCCTTCGATGGTCTCGGCCGCATGGCAGGGCAACACCTTGCCTTCGGGCGTGACGTTGAGAAAACGCTGCGCCCACCCGCCCATGCACGGCTTGGGCCGGCGCGCGTAGTAATCCGGCGTGACGTAATCGATGGTCAGACGCCCGCGCAGCCGCACGCGCGCGGCTTCGACCACGGCGGTGACCGCGTCGAACTGCTCGCGCGTGGGCAACAGCGCGGCGCGGTTCTTCAAACCCCAGCCGTAGTACTGGGTGTGCGCGACTTCCAGCCGCCCCGCGCCGAGTTCCAGCGCCAGTTCGATCATCTCGCCGACGCGCTCGGCGTTGTGGCGATGGATCACCGCGTTGAGCGTCAGCGGCAGTTCCAGTTCGGCGCACCAGCGCGCCAATTCGAGCTTGCGCGCGTGCGCGCCCTGGTAGCCGGCGATGCGGTCGGCGCCGGCGGCGCGGCTGTCCTGCAGGCTCAGCTGCAGATGGTCGAGGCCGGCGTCGAGCAGTTCGATCAAACGCTCGCGGCTCAGGCCGACGCCGGAGGTGATCAGGTTGCAATACAGGCCGTGCGCGCGGGCGTGGCGCAGCAATTCGGCCAAATCCTTGCGCAAGGTCGGCTCGCCGCCGGAGAAATGCGCTTGCAGCACGCCGAGGTCGGCGGCTTGTTCGAGCACGCGGCGCCATTGCGCGGTATCGAGCTCCTGACGCAACCCGACCAGCTGCAGCGGGTTGGAGCAGTACGGACACGCCAGCGGGCAGCGATGGGTGAGTTCCAGCAACACCGCCAACGGCGGCGCGGGCGCGGCGAAGGCGTCGGCCGGGCGCGCGTTCACGACAGCTGCGGCGCGAACGCCAGCATGCGTTTCTCCAGCAAGGTGGAGAACAGGTCGATCACGTCGCCGTAGATCTCGCCGGCGTCGGCGCCGTACTCGCGCGCCAGCGCGGCGACGATGGCCTCCACGTCGGAGCGGCCGTCGACGTGGGTCAGCACCGCGTGGGCGATGTCGTCGAGTTCGAGCACCCGCTCCGGCGCCAGCAACACCCAGCGCTCGCGCGCGCGGTCGTGCTGCAGGCGCACGCCGACCGGAAAGCGCATCACGCTGCCGGCGTCGATGACGGTGGCGGTCATGGCCGCGGCTCCTGCGGGCGGAACGCGCCGGGCGGGACCAGGCGCGGTTCGACGTAGGCCAGATGCAGCGCGTCGAGCATCGACCACAGCACGTCGCATTTGAAGCGCAGCGCGGCTTGCACCGATTCTTGCTGCTCGCGGGTCAGCGCGTGGCGCTTGACGTAGTCCAGGGCGAAGTCGGCGTCCTGCGGCGCCTGATGCAGGCGCGAATCGAAGTAGGCCAGCGCGTCCTTGGACACGAAGTCGTAGTTGGCCAGCATGCCGGCGACGCGCTGGCCGATGATGGTCGGCGCGAACAGTTCGGTCAGCGACGACGCGATCGCTTCGAGCAAGCTGCGTT
Encoded here:
- the pqqE gene encoding pyrroloquinoline quinone biosynthesis protein PqqE, whose translation is MNARPADAFAAPAPPLAVLLELTHRCPLACPYCSNPLQLVGLRQELDTAQWRRVLEQAADLGVLQAHFSGGEPTLRKDLAELLRHARAHGLYCNLITSGVGLSRERLIELLDAGLDHLQLSLQDSRAAGADRIAGYQGAHARKLELARWCAELELPLTLNAVIHRHNAERVGEMIELALELGAGRLEVAHTQYYGWGLKNRAALLPTREQFDAVTAVVEAARVRLRGRLTIDYVTPDYYARRPKPCMGGWAQRFLNVTPEGKVLPCHAAETIEGLRFDSVLERGLDEIWRDSEAFNRYRGTAWMPEPCRGCEHRERDWGGCRCQALALSGRADTLDPVCEKSPDHAGLRALVESESRAEAPEFVYRRIRPGGSASG
- the pqqD gene encoding pyrroloquinoline quinone biosynthesis peptide chaperone PqqD, whose amino-acid sequence is MRFPVGVRLQHDRARERWVLLAPERVLELDDIAHAVLTHVDGRSDVEAIVAALAREYGADAGEIYGDVIDLFSTLLEKRMLAFAPQLS